One Sediminibacillus dalangtanensis genomic region harbors:
- the eutH gene encoding ethanolamine utilization protein EutH has translation MINELIIYLVAVFFVLGAVDKCIGNKLGLGERFGEGFQAMGTIALAMVGIISLAPVLAKLLTPLVLPVYSLIGADPASFANTILALDMGGYSLAEAMSQTEQAELFSWVFLGTMLGPTIAFTIPVSLGMLEKQDYPYFAKGILLGVITVPIGCLAGGMIAGLDFLMIIRNLIIPVLLAIFISIGLWKQKERMLFIFSLFGKAVQLLAIVGLAAIGTESLTGLVIIPDMTPINEGIQIVGAVALFLAGAFPMLAFIRKVCGKPLRSIGNKAGIDEASTTGILASLAHIIPMLATLKYMEPRGKVLNVAFAVSGAFTFGGHLGFVAGINQNVVFAVVAGKLIGGGSAMILALLTTPKHTGRNAK, from the coding sequence ATGATAAACGAACTGATCATTTACCTGGTGGCGGTGTTCTTTGTTTTGGGTGCTGTCGACAAATGTATTGGCAATAAGTTGGGACTCGGAGAACGATTCGGTGAGGGGTTTCAGGCTATGGGTACTATTGCCTTGGCCATGGTTGGTATCATTTCATTGGCACCCGTGCTTGCCAAGTTACTTACTCCTTTGGTGCTGCCGGTCTATAGTCTGATAGGTGCTGATCCGGCTTCCTTCGCCAATACGATTTTGGCTTTGGATATGGGAGGTTATTCTCTGGCTGAAGCCATGTCACAAACAGAACAGGCTGAACTATTCTCCTGGGTGTTCCTGGGAACCATGCTAGGACCGACTATTGCTTTTACGATTCCTGTTTCGTTAGGGATGCTTGAAAAGCAGGACTATCCTTATTTTGCGAAAGGGATTTTGCTCGGTGTGATTACCGTTCCTATAGGATGCCTCGCTGGCGGCATGATTGCTGGTCTTGATTTCCTGATGATCATTCGTAACTTAATCATTCCTGTTCTACTGGCTATTTTCATTTCCATCGGATTGTGGAAACAGAAAGAGAGAATGCTGTTCATTTTTTCTCTATTTGGAAAAGCCGTACAGCTACTGGCTATTGTAGGCCTTGCCGCGATAGGGACGGAATCTCTTACAGGATTGGTGATCATTCCGGATATGACGCCGATCAATGAAGGGATACAGATTGTCGGAGCCGTTGCGTTATTTCTGGCAGGTGCTTTTCCGATGCTGGCTTTTATTCGGAAAGTATGTGGTAAACCGCTGCGGAGTATAGGAAATAAAGCTGGGATCGATGAGGCGTCAACAACAGGTATACTTGCCTCGCTTGCCCATATCATCCCCATGCTGGCAACGCTGAAATATATGGAACCGAGAGGGAAGGTGCTCAATGTAGCTTTTGCTGTAAGTGGGGCATTTACGTTTGGCGGTCATCTTGGTTTTGTCGCTGGAATCAATCAGAATGTTGTGTTTGCCGTTGTAGCTGGGAAACTGATCGGTGGCGGCAGCGCCATGATACTGGCTTTGCTTACGACCCCGAAGCATACTGGACGGAATGCTAAATGA
- a CDS encoding organic hydroperoxide resistance protein: MSDVLFTSHATAKGGRNGHVKSDDGIIDLDLVNPADDPKSKGSNPEQLFAAGYAACFDGALNLVASKQKKDIDSTITADVDFLKDSEDNGFKIGVTLNAEIKGVSQDEAEKLVEQAHEVCPYSKATRGNIEVKLNAKAV, from the coding sequence ATGAGTGATGTATTATTCACTTCCCATGCAACGGCAAAAGGCGGAAGAAACGGTCATGTAAAATCCGATGATGGAATCATCGATTTGGATTTAGTCAATCCAGCCGACGATCCCAAATCAAAAGGATCAAATCCTGAGCAGTTATTTGCTGCCGGTTATGCTGCATGCTTCGATGGTGCGTTGAACTTAGTAGCCAGCAAGCAAAAGAAAGATATTGATTCCACCATTACTGCTGATGTTGATTTTCTAAAAGATTCAGAAGACAACGGCTTTAAAATCGGTGTTACCTTAAATGCTGAGATTAAAGGGGTATCTCAGGATGAAGCTGAAAAACTGGTTGAGCAAGCCCACGAAGTATGCCCGTACTCGAAGGCAACCCGGGGAAACATTGAAGTAAAATTGAATGCAAAAGCTGTTTAA
- a CDS encoding spore coat protein, with translation MDNTLAWHESLELHEITAFNSIGLMKLKTTLPKIKNPELKGLYQQAIKLMEASIKELLAFYPHTPREEDEERKQVDETLFQGDLLVLTKTAVRNYSIAITETATPALKKVLVNQLNKMILMHDDIFQFMHKQGNYPAYDLKKLFKHDMQLAKKALSL, from the coding sequence TTGGATAATACGTTAGCCTGGCATGAATCACTTGAATTGCACGAAATTACTGCTTTTAATTCTATTGGACTGATGAAGTTGAAGACGACACTGCCAAAAATCAAAAATCCGGAACTAAAAGGATTGTATCAGCAAGCGATCAAACTAATGGAAGCCAGTATAAAGGAACTGCTTGCATTTTATCCTCATACACCAAGAGAGGAAGACGAAGAAAGAAAACAAGTGGACGAAACGCTGTTCCAGGGAGATTTACTGGTTTTGACTAAAACTGCTGTCCGCAACTATAGTATCGCCATTACCGAAACGGCGACACCGGCTTTAAAAAAGGTGCTGGTCAATCAACTGAATAAGATGATTCTGATGCATGATGATATTTTCCAATTCATGCACAAACAAGGAAATTATCCAGCTTACGATTTAAAGAAATTGTTTAAGCATGACATGCAGCTAGCGAAAAAAGCATTAAGCCTCTAA
- a CDS encoding SGNH/GDSL hydrolase family protein, translating to MPLLEKSKIVFIGDSITDTGRKEDRQGIGYGYVRLLHDYLMTEFPNSSPEIINRGTNGNRITDLAARWNPDVIDLHPDFVSISIGINDVWRQLDHPEMKQVYPDIFHEIYRQLLDLLKSSGAIPILMEPTIIEEDPGSPGNQKLKPYVDIVRQLAVQYDGFLVPTHQKFIAFLTGNHKEKLTTDGVHMTSLGNMLMAKTWLQSVLEQQEECRCSK from the coding sequence GTGCCATTGTTGGAGAAAAGCAAAATAGTATTTATTGGAGATAGTATCACAGACACCGGACGGAAAGAGGATAGGCAAGGAATAGGATATGGGTATGTAAGACTTCTTCATGATTATTTGATGACGGAGTTTCCCAATTCTTCTCCCGAAATTATTAATAGGGGAACGAACGGAAACCGGATCACTGATTTGGCTGCAAGGTGGAATCCGGATGTCATCGACCTACATCCGGATTTTGTCTCCATTTCCATCGGGATAAACGATGTATGGCGGCAATTGGATCATCCGGAAATGAAACAGGTTTACCCGGATATATTTCATGAAATCTATAGGCAACTGCTTGATTTGTTAAAGTCTTCTGGAGCTATTCCGATTTTAATGGAGCCTACCATCATAGAAGAGGATCCTGGTTCTCCCGGTAACCAGAAGCTAAAGCCGTATGTGGACATTGTCCGCCAACTAGCGGTACAGTATGATGGGTTCCTTGTTCCAACCCATCAAAAGTTTATAGCCTTTTTAACCGGTAATCATAAAGAAAAGCTGACCACAGATGGGGTTCATATGACATCCCTGGGGAATATGCTGATGGCGAAAACATGGCTTCAATCGGTTCTGGAGCAACAGGAGGAATGCAGATGTTCAAAATAA
- a CDS encoding GNAT family N-acetyltransferase produces MFKIRQGSAEDFEELLEIYKELQQRRAAAKPEYFKQNQAPINEQDFLKIIADERKRLYVVERAGAIQAFTIFKGEKHEETALYKERRIIKIEELYIKQDQKYKGIDQYLFEKIKKFASSIQATEIELELWEDDLEMIDYYEERLELIPKTRTMVFPVSSLEGE; encoded by the coding sequence ATGTTCAAAATAAGACAAGGCAGTGCGGAAGATTTTGAAGAGCTTCTGGAGATATACAAAGAACTACAACAGCGAAGGGCTGCTGCGAAGCCGGAATACTTTAAACAAAACCAGGCACCAATTAACGAACAAGATTTTTTGAAAATCATAGCAGATGAACGGAAACGATTATATGTTGTAGAAAGAGCCGGAGCCATACAGGCCTTTACTATTTTTAAGGGCGAAAAACATGAGGAAACAGCTTTATATAAGGAACGCCGGATTATTAAGATTGAAGAGTTATACATTAAACAAGACCAGAAATACAAAGGGATCGATCAATATTTGTTTGAAAAAATCAAGAAGTTTGCTTCCAGTATCCAAGCTACGGAGATTGAATTGGAGCTTTGGGAAGATGATCTGGAAATGATCGATTATTACGAAGAAAGACTGGAACTGATTCCAAAAACAAGAACGATGGTTTTTCCGGTCAGCAGTCTGGAAGGAGAATGA
- the proC gene encoding pyrroline-5-carboxylate reductase: MIQETTRILFIGAGRMAQAIIGGLAGNQRFVITASNNGNQGRLEYVEGTYGVFVSDNWRQEVSHADIILLAMPPETHPGLLEDLAGLMDKQLVITVAAGISPSYLEEVLPEGTPAAWVMPNTAAKLGESSTLYAIGKHVDQHHKQLLEEILEGIGAFEKVTEEQLYELTAITGSAPAFIYRIAESLKNQAAAVGISEQQARKLVAQMIAGSAEMLKTGEDPAELADQVATPGGSTAAGLHLLDNHHIDQLMQQAIIACREKSRQDH; the protein is encoded by the coding sequence ATGATACAAGAGACAACCAGAATTTTATTCATTGGAGCCGGTAGAATGGCGCAGGCTATTATCGGCGGCTTAGCAGGGAATCAACGGTTTGTCATTACTGCTTCCAATAATGGCAATCAAGGACGGCTTGAATATGTGGAAGGGACCTATGGTGTTTTCGTATCAGACAATTGGCGGCAGGAAGTAAGTCATGCTGATATCATTCTGTTGGCCATGCCGCCGGAGACCCATCCCGGGCTGTTAGAAGATTTGGCTGGACTGATGGACAAGCAGCTGGTGATAACAGTAGCCGCGGGTATTTCTCCATCTTACTTGGAAGAGGTGCTTCCAGAGGGAACACCTGCTGCCTGGGTCATGCCGAATACAGCAGCAAAGCTGGGTGAATCAAGCACGCTTTATGCCATAGGGAAACATGTCGACCAGCATCATAAACAGCTTTTGGAAGAAATTTTGGAGGGTATCGGGGCATTCGAAAAGGTTACGGAGGAGCAGCTTTATGAATTGACTGCGATCACCGGAAGTGCACCTGCTTTCATTTACCGGATCGCCGAGTCCTTGAAAAACCAGGCCGCAGCTGTCGGTATTTCTGAACAGCAGGCACGTAAGCTGGTTGCCCAGATGATCGCAGGTTCTGCCGAAATGCTGAAGACTGGTGAAGATCCGGCTGAATTGGCAGATCAGGTAGCAACTCCCGGAGGGTCGACTGCAGCAGGTTTACATCTATTGGACAATCATCATATCGACCAGCTCATGCAGCAAGCAATTATAGCCTGTCGGGAAAAAAGCAGGCAAGATCATTAA
- a CDS encoding flotillin family protein codes for MDVFIVVGVIAAVILAFAILFAVRYKTVGADDAMIVTGSFLGSKNVHKATDGSGIKIVRGGGAFILPIFQQQERISLRSHSLDISTPNVYTENGVPVMADGTAIIKVQSTTEGIATAGEQFLGKDDSELRKEAQEVLEGHLRAILGTMTVEEIYKNRERFAQEVQTQAAVDLKKMGLQIVSFTIKDVQDENGYLEALGKPRIAEVKRDAQIAEANAMRDARIQKASAERESKSAELLSETQIAESTKEKELKVASYKQEQDTAKAEADMAYKLQEAKAQQQVMEEEMQVQLVEKNKQIDLDEREVQRKQRQYEANISKKAEAERYAAEQKAEADKWTRVKNAEAEAEQIRLDGEAEADAIRQKGLAEAEAKEKLAEAMEKYGEAAILEMIVNMLPEFAGKIAEPVRSIDKVTVVDNGNGEGDGAARMSSYVTKLMSQLPETLKDVSGFDLKGMLDNVASSSETKIKENLTPSRNPSQMNEN; via the coding sequence ATGGATGTTTTCATTGTAGTCGGTGTCATAGCCGCCGTGATTTTGGCCTTTGCCATTCTGTTTGCCGTTCGTTATAAAACAGTAGGCGCTGATGATGCCATGATTGTAACCGGAAGCTTTCTCGGGAGTAAAAATGTACATAAAGCAACTGACGGAAGCGGGATAAAAATTGTTCGGGGCGGCGGTGCTTTTATTCTGCCGATTTTTCAACAGCAAGAACGGATCAGTCTTCGCTCCCACAGCCTCGATATTTCTACCCCGAATGTGTATACGGAGAACGGGGTTCCTGTAATGGCAGATGGTACAGCCATCATCAAAGTTCAAAGTACGACAGAGGGAATCGCGACAGCCGGTGAGCAATTTTTAGGCAAGGATGATTCGGAACTTCGCAAAGAAGCGCAAGAAGTCTTGGAAGGTCACCTGCGAGCCATTCTTGGCACCATGACCGTAGAGGAAATTTATAAAAACCGCGAACGGTTTGCCCAGGAAGTGCAAACCCAGGCGGCAGTCGATTTAAAGAAAATGGGTCTGCAAATTGTGTCGTTCACCATCAAAGATGTTCAAGATGAAAACGGGTATTTGGAGGCTTTAGGAAAACCGCGGATTGCTGAAGTAAAAAGGGATGCTCAAATAGCCGAAGCTAATGCGATGCGTGATGCGCGTATTCAAAAGGCAAGCGCAGAGCGTGAAAGTAAAAGTGCTGAGTTGTTGAGCGAAACACAAATCGCAGAATCAACCAAAGAAAAAGAATTGAAAGTAGCTTCCTATAAACAAGAACAAGACACAGCCAAAGCGGAGGCCGACATGGCCTATAAGTTACAAGAAGCCAAAGCCCAACAGCAGGTCATGGAAGAAGAAATGCAAGTCCAGTTGGTAGAGAAAAATAAACAAATCGACCTGGATGAACGAGAAGTACAGCGAAAACAACGGCAATATGAAGCAAACATATCGAAAAAAGCAGAAGCAGAGCGCTATGCTGCAGAACAAAAGGCGGAAGCAGACAAATGGACCCGTGTTAAAAATGCGGAAGCAGAAGCCGAACAAATTCGCTTGGACGGGGAAGCGGAAGCAGATGCTATCCGTCAAAAAGGACTGGCAGAAGCGGAGGCAAAAGAAAAACTCGCCGAGGCCATGGAAAAATATGGCGAAGCTGCTATTTTAGAAATGATCGTAAATATGCTGCCTGAATTTGCCGGCAAAATTGCCGAACCGGTCCGCTCTATCGACAAAGTGACGGTGGTCGATAACGGCAATGGCGAAGGGGACGGAGCTGCAAGAATGAGCAGTTATGTGACAAAGTTAATGAGTCAGCTTCCGGAAACCCTTAAAGATGTCTCCGGCTTTGATCTCAAAGGAATGCTCGACAACGTGGCTTCCAGCAGTGAAACCAAAATAAAGGAAAATCTTACTCCTTCCCGGAATCCATCTCAAATGAACGAAAACTGA
- a CDS encoding NfeD family protein, whose product MWGSLAIAIISLFLGDLLDGLFEGLDEFLNPLLLFGTLSVIGGSGVLFTKYSSFHPFVTLLFSVLVGAAAYFLIYHFLVIPMANAEASTSISMADLEGKIGEVITTVPADGMGEVFIESPNGSRSETAKSFDEKEIKQGTRIVIVQVSKEAVYVSTLDDELL is encoded by the coding sequence TTGTGGGGAAGCCTGGCCATTGCCATTATTTCTTTATTTTTAGGAGATTTATTAGATGGTCTGTTTGAAGGGCTTGATGAGTTTTTAAATCCGCTACTACTATTCGGCACTTTATCCGTTATTGGCGGATCCGGAGTACTATTCACTAAATACTCCTCGTTTCATCCATTCGTGACGCTGCTCTTCAGTGTGTTAGTCGGAGCTGCTGCATATTTCCTCATCTATCACTTTCTGGTCATCCCGATGGCGAATGCCGAAGCCTCCACATCGATTTCGATGGCTGACTTAGAAGGCAAAATCGGAGAAGTCATTACCACTGTACCCGCAGATGGAATGGGGGAAGTATTCATCGAATCTCCCAATGGCAGCAGAAGTGAAACGGCTAAAAGTTTTGATGAAAAAGAGATTAAACAAGGAACCAGGATTGTCATCGTACAAGTAAGCAAGGAAGCTGTCTACGTCTCCACGTTGGACGATGAATTATTATAA
- a CDS encoding CynX/NimT family MFS transporter, with product MNTKSLYATKPAGRFLLIAGIILIAFNLRPAITSVGPLLGTIRDDIGLANWGAGLITSLPLLAFAVMSPIAPRLSNRIGSGRALQLGLLLLIIGIISRSIAYTPTLYIGTTLVGLGIAVCNVLLPGLIKEKFPEKVGLMTSVYSTCMASFAALASGLSIPLADSLQLGWQLSLVSWVIPAFIGITVWSVYLRKQKNEQPKQQFFEPSAARLTKSPLAWQVTLFMGMQSFLFYVTISWLPEILHDYGLTIGTAGWLLSYMQFVSLPATFIAPILADKFKNQRGIILLIGLFAVTGYGGLLAGGSFWLLIVWITFIGFALGASISLALAFLSMRAADAKQAAELSGMAQSFGYLLAAAGPFFIGLLVDATGKWNLPIAAILAVSLFMVIAGLGAARNKLV from the coding sequence ATGAATACAAAATCCCTATATGCGACAAAACCCGCGGGCCGCTTCCTGCTAATTGCGGGAATTATTCTGATAGCCTTTAACTTAAGGCCGGCCATTACTTCTGTCGGACCGTTGCTCGGAACAATCCGAGATGATATTGGGCTAGCCAACTGGGGGGCCGGGTTGATTACCAGCCTGCCGCTTCTTGCATTTGCGGTAATGTCTCCAATCGCTCCCCGACTCAGCAACCGCATCGGTAGTGGGCGCGCTTTACAACTCGGACTCCTTTTGTTGATTATCGGGATTATAAGCCGTTCCATTGCCTATACGCCAACCCTTTATATCGGGACCACCCTGGTAGGACTGGGAATTGCGGTTTGTAACGTACTGTTGCCCGGGCTGATTAAAGAAAAGTTCCCCGAAAAGGTGGGACTTATGACGAGTGTCTATTCCACCTGTATGGCTTCCTTTGCAGCACTTGCTTCCGGTTTGAGCATTCCGTTGGCTGACAGCTTGCAACTGGGGTGGCAGCTCTCGCTTGTCAGCTGGGTGATCCCGGCCTTCATCGGCATTACTGTTTGGTCGGTTTATTTACGCAAACAAAAAAACGAGCAGCCGAAACAACAATTTTTCGAACCATCGGCGGCACGGCTGACAAAATCACCGCTCGCATGGCAGGTAACCTTGTTTATGGGCATGCAATCGTTTCTTTTTTATGTGACCATCTCCTGGCTTCCTGAAATCCTCCATGACTATGGGTTGACGATCGGAACTGCTGGCTGGCTGCTATCCTATATGCAGTTTGTCAGTCTTCCGGCTACATTCATTGCTCCGATTTTAGCAGATAAGTTTAAAAACCAGCGGGGGATCATTCTGCTAATTGGATTGTTTGCAGTCACAGGGTATGGCGGTTTATTAGCCGGCGGATCTTTTTGGCTGTTGATTGTGTGGATCACCTTTATCGGTTTCGCTCTCGGTGCCAGCATCAGTCTTGCACTCGCCTTTTTAAGCATGCGGGCTGCAGATGCAAAACAAGCAGCCGAACTTTCAGGAATGGCCCAGTCCTTTGGTTATTTGCTGGCTGCGGCTGGTCCCTTTTTCATCGGACTCCTCGTCGATGCTACAGGAAAGTGGAACCTTCCGATTGCCGCCATCCTTGCTGTTTCATTGTTTATGGTCATCGCAGGATTGGGTGCAGCGCGCAATAAACTGGTCTAA
- a CDS encoding D-alanyl-D-alanine carboxypeptidase family protein, translating into MKTFTYTLIFVFLLLIASFIAISFYSGIPDEPEEEKSTKVRYQDSSLHVEEEVLLPDLQLKAEAAILVNADTHQILYEKQINQSLPVASMSKMMTEYLVLEAIDQGTITWDQQIPISDYAYTISNTPGYSSIRLRKDLTYSIEELFHATAIHSANGAAIALAEAVAGNERDFVRRMNDTAKTFGMDDTVFVNSTGLNNQDLGAYRYEDLEHADNAMSVKDVATLGLALLNKHPEILETSSLADDTVSHGSQDSTTYYNTNAMLPEMNTEKISYPGVDGLKTGYTDAAGYCFTGTIKRGNVRYLSVIMGTENENARFLETKKLYEAIPKTEQ; encoded by the coding sequence ATGAAAACATTTACGTACACACTCATTTTTGTTTTTCTGTTACTGATTGCCAGCTTTATCGCAATTTCATTCTACAGCGGGATCCCAGATGAACCAGAAGAAGAGAAATCGACAAAAGTCAGGTACCAGGACTCCTCTCTCCATGTGGAAGAGGAAGTCCTTCTTCCGGACCTTCAACTTAAAGCGGAGGCTGCCATATTGGTAAATGCAGATACCCACCAAATATTATATGAAAAACAAATCAATCAATCGCTTCCGGTAGCAAGCATGTCAAAAATGATGACCGAATACCTCGTCCTGGAAGCAATCGACCAAGGAACAATAACCTGGGATCAACAAATTCCCATTAGTGACTATGCGTACACGATTTCTAATACACCCGGCTACTCTTCGATACGGTTAAGAAAAGACCTTACCTATTCCATAGAAGAACTATTCCATGCCACAGCCATTCATTCCGCAAATGGAGCTGCTATCGCACTTGCTGAAGCTGTTGCTGGCAATGAACGAGATTTTGTCCGGAGAATGAATGATACCGCCAAAACATTCGGAATGGATGATACCGTTTTCGTCAATAGTACGGGACTGAACAATCAAGATTTAGGTGCCTATCGCTACGAAGATCTAGAGCATGCAGATAATGCAATGTCGGTAAAAGATGTAGCGACGTTAGGTTTGGCGCTTCTGAACAAGCACCCGGAAATCCTGGAAACATCTTCGCTAGCCGATGACACCGTTTCCCACGGCAGCCAGGATAGTACTACTTATTATAACACCAATGCCATGCTTCCTGAAATGAATACGGAAAAAATCAGCTATCCAGGTGTCGATGGCTTGAAAACGGGTTATACAGATGCAGCGGGGTATTGTTTTACCGGTACGATAAAACGGGGTAATGTCCGGTACCTATCCGTTATCATGGGCACCGAAAACGAAAATGCCCGCTTTTTGGAAACAAAAAAACTTTATGAAGCCATCCCGAAAACAGAACAGTAA
- the lepB gene encoding signal peptidase I, whose amino-acid sequence MNNNSVKHEVLSWLKTILVALTIVIVCRHYLITPSIVEGESMMPTLHDGDRIILSKIGKIERFDEIAFQAPDSDDAYVKRVIGLPGDKIEVKEDILYINDKQVEEPYLEEYKKSLSQSQYLTNNFTLKEVAGKSIVPEGCLFVLGDNRLVSKDSRYFGFIEDDSVIGDVKLRIWPLKAIGIPE is encoded by the coding sequence ATGAATAACAATAGCGTGAAGCATGAAGTGCTATCCTGGCTGAAAACGATTTTGGTGGCACTAACGATTGTCATCGTTTGCCGTCATTATCTGATTACGCCTTCGATTGTGGAAGGCGAGTCGATGATGCCGACTTTGCATGACGGTGATCGCATCATCCTCAGTAAAATAGGTAAAATTGAGCGTTTCGATGAGATTGCATTTCAGGCACCAGACTCTGACGATGCTTACGTGAAAAGGGTTATCGGCCTTCCGGGCGATAAAATCGAAGTGAAGGAAGATATCCTTTATATCAATGACAAGCAAGTGGAAGAGCCATACTTGGAAGAATACAAAAAAAGTTTATCGCAAAGCCAGTATCTCACAAACAATTTCACACTGAAAGAAGTTGCCGGCAAAAGCATCGTGCCGGAAGGCTGCCTTTTTGTTCTGGGAGACAACCGTCTGGTCAGTAAGGACAGCAGGTACTTTGGTTTCATCGAAGACGACAGTGTCATCGGCGATGTTAAATTGAGAATATGGCCCTTAAAAGCCATCGGCATACCCGAATAA
- a CDS encoding transcriptional regulator SplA domain-containing protein, with protein sequence MEYNQGYMPGEVVYVIIRNPHVQGVANVQEAAVVADPDNGNELALFLYDTYYPLTEEVAVYRSEQEAEHAYQVAFGTEGSEGLHG encoded by the coding sequence ATGGAGTATAATCAGGGTTATATGCCAGGTGAGGTGGTTTATGTGATTATCCGGAATCCGCATGTGCAAGGGGTGGCCAATGTGCAGGAGGCTGCAGTGGTGGCTGATCCGGACAATGGAAATGAACTGGCGCTGTTTTTGTACGATACATACTATCCATTAACGGAAGAAGTGGCAGTATATCGCTCAGAACAAGAAGCAGAACACGCATATCAGGTTGCATTTGGTACAGAGGGTTCGGAGGGGTTGCATGGTTAA
- the splB gene encoding spore photoproduct lyase: protein MVKPFVPQLVYVEPRAMEYPLGRELIDKFKGMGIEIRETTSHNQVRNLPGENDFQKYRNAKSTLVVGIRKTLKFDTSKPSAEYAIPFATGCMGHCHYCYLQTTMGSKPYIRTYVNTDEIFDAAEKYMRDRAPEFTRFEASCTSDIVGIDHLTHTLKRAIEYFGKSTYGKLRFVTKFAHVDHLLDAEHNGRTRFRFSINDDYVIKYFEPGTSRLAERIGAATKVAEAGYPLGFIVAPIYLHEGWQEGYPEMLERLADALPSSAKKDLTFELIQHRFTQPAKRVIEKNYPMTKLELDESKRKWKWGRYGIGKYVYKDEEQEEMKDVLKSTIHKLFPKATIEYFT from the coding sequence ATGGTTAAACCGTTTGTTCCGCAGCTGGTATATGTAGAGCCAAGGGCCATGGAGTATCCGCTTGGTCGCGAGCTTATCGATAAATTTAAGGGGATGGGAATCGAAATCCGGGAAACGACCTCCCATAATCAAGTCCGTAATTTGCCGGGGGAAAACGACTTTCAGAAATACCGTAATGCAAAATCGACGCTCGTTGTAGGGATAAGAAAAACACTGAAGTTTGATACATCCAAGCCGTCTGCCGAATATGCGATACCATTTGCGACAGGGTGCATGGGGCATTGCCATTATTGTTACTTGCAAACGACGATGGGCAGCAAGCCGTACATCCGGACATATGTCAACACCGATGAAATTTTTGACGCAGCGGAAAAGTACATGCGTGACCGGGCGCCGGAATTCACGCGATTCGAAGCTTCCTGTACTTCGGATATTGTCGGGATTGATCACCTGACCCATACGTTGAAACGTGCAATCGAATATTTTGGAAAGTCGACCTACGGGAAACTCCGATTTGTGACAAAATTTGCCCATGTCGATCACCTGCTTGATGCTGAACATAACGGCAGAACCAGGTTCCGGTTCAGTATTAACGATGATTATGTGATTAAGTATTTTGAACCAGGGACTTCCAGGCTTGCCGAACGGATAGGTGCAGCGACAAAAGTAGCGGAAGCCGGATATCCGCTCGGTTTTATTGTCGCCCCGATTTATTTGCATGAAGGTTGGCAGGAAGGCTATCCGGAAATGCTGGAAAGGCTGGCGGATGCGCTGCCGTCTTCCGCAAAAAAAGATCTGACATTCGAACTGATCCAACATCGATTTACGCAGCCAGCTAAACGGGTCATTGAAAAAAATTACCCGATGACTAAACTGGAGCTGGATGAATCGAAGCGGAAATGGAAATGGGGCAGGTATGGTATTGGCAAGTACGTCTATAAGGATGAGGAACAAGAAGAAATGAAAGATGTTTTGAAATCGACCATCCATAAGCTGTTTCCTAAGGCAACAATTGAATATTTCACATGA